A window of the Lactuca sativa cultivar Salinas chromosome 7, Lsat_Salinas_v11, whole genome shotgun sequence genome harbors these coding sequences:
- the LOC111898446 gene encoding uncharacterized protein LOC111898446 — MMKQDSNPTTTTNHPTLATVCGHCGVEERKLLHNVRLRGNFRRLCTTCVLRLHTQYFCPACLGVYERSPPVDAVVCYKCYSSSHPNCVSSPPVSSIASSRGSSPCSSCLNPNALVLNLNRLENGTRTGGRAIDNNAARLLFAAGRIASMSMNKAEVAASTEAERRSKEAAYTKKRAREALDHVVYLMVKEKRIAVETNKRVVTANNSVAATAATPVAAAVVVDASVVNNKLDASNEVLEALNAVEIKEKGRKLQEQGNGVVVMDVDVVNGKGSGVSSNSVSENGSVKTDQLGKVVNGVVPSIGHEQTQEKIHSIEESTVSNPKL; from the coding sequence ATGATGAAGCAAGACTCGAATCCAactaccaccaccaaccaccctACATTAGCCACCGTCTGCGGCCACTGCGGCGTCGAAGAACGGAAGCTTCTCCACAATGTCCGTCTCCGAGGTAACTTCCGACGCCTTTGCACCACTTGCGTCCTCCGTCTCCACACTCAGTACTTCTGCCCCGCTTGTCTCGGCGTCTACGAGCGTTCTCCTCCCGTTGACGCCGTCGTTTGCTACAAATGCTACTCTTCCTCTCACCCTAACTGCGTCTCCTCTCCACCTGTGAGCTCAATCGCATCTTCGCGCGGATCGTCCCCTTGTTCATCCTGTTTAAACCCTAACGCGCTTGTTTTGAATCTCAATAGACTGGAAAACGGGACTAGGACTGGTGGTAGGGCGATCGATAACAATGCGGCGAGACTATTATTTGCTGCAGGGAGGATAGCGTCCATGTCGATGAATAAGGCGGAGGTGGCCGCATCTACAGAAGCCGAGAGGAGATCGAAGGAGGCAGCCTATACGAAGAAAAGAGCAAGGGAAGCTCTCGATCATGTTGTGTATCTAATGGTAAAGGAAAAGAGAATCGCTGTTGAAACTAATAAGAGAGTTGTCACTGCAAACAACAGCGTTGCCGCCACTGCCGCCACACCAGTGGCGGCAGCGGTGGTGGTAGATGCTAGTGTTGTGAATAACAAACTCGATGCTTCAAATGAGGTCTTGGAAGCTTTGAATGCAGTGGAGATAAAAGAGAAAGGAAGGAAGCTGCAAGAACAGGGTAATGGAGTGGTCGTAATGGATGTAGATGTTGTTAATGGTAAAGGTTCAGGGGTCAGTTCTaattctgtttctgaaaatggaTCTGTGAAGACTGATCAATTGGGGAAGGTTGTCAATGGTGTAGTTCCATCAATCGGCCATGAACAGACTCAAGAAAAGATCCATTCTATTGAGGAAAGCACTGTGAGCAACCCAAAGCTTTGA